The following proteins are co-located in the Pseudomonas sp. DY-1 genome:
- a CDS encoding BON domain-containing protein has protein sequence MKQSFTKWTFAAVTAAAISLPFATGAYAETSGQTMLAASDTVQKAEEAVSDTWITSKVKSTFLADKNLSGMDIKVETNKGVVALSGMVKTDAERDLAIETAKNIKGVTAVSADGLKSAD, from the coding sequence ATGAAACAGTCTTTCACCAAGTGGACCTTTGCCGCTGTTACTGCTGCCGCCATCAGCCTGCCGTTCGCTACCGGCGCTTACGCAGAAACCAGCGGACAAACCATGCTGGCAGCCAGCGACACCGTTCAGAAGGCCGAAGAGGCTGTCTCGGACACCTGGATCACCAGCAAGGTCAAATCGACATTCCTGGCTGACAAAAACCTCAGCGGCATGGACATCAAGGTCGAAACCAACAAGGGCGTGGTTGCACTGTCCGGCATGGTGAAAACCGATGCCGAACGTGACCTAGCCATCGAAACCGCCAAGAACATCAAGGGTGTCACTGCGGTTTCTGCCGACGGCCTGAAGTCCGCCGATTGA